A genomic segment from Ancylothrix sp. D3o encodes:
- a CDS encoding glycoside hydrolase — protein sequence MTTKPLAVFVPWLHFHQPPIWVGETLTGNLEKMLNGPENSEERWNAQWFAQAYKNPARYIEILRKEGHFPRIMVDYSGVLLEELAKLSTGLFNNIYVDGEAIGNVIELWRYILNEYPDSVEFAGTAYSHCYFPATPERDHEAQIMQWRKVFADLFGEKALSKVRGFWPPEMGMTGDPAEALRFIRLLKKCGYEWIILPRSAIEHPENWSVPALENRVHWLTVESQGETEQILCVIRDTDMGIRQQSGQNVDGCINDMRYRGQELQAEKIPPLIVPTSDGENGNVMMFEYFRNSFAPLFRNSQSWQDIAFMNVSEYIDQYLPNGATTEVRLKPTGGSWIGGHQSWNEGDRRQQVLAAIEQLSQNYANNALQDKMPVLLCETSCYVYWNSEFWFQQADRCIDWAKKSP from the coding sequence ATGACAACCAAACCTCTAGCTGTCTTCGTTCCCTGGCTACACTTTCACCAACCCCCCATCTGGGTAGGAGAAACCCTCACCGGCAACCTTGAAAAAATGCTCAATGGGCCCGAAAATTCCGAAGAACGCTGGAATGCACAATGGTTTGCTCAAGCTTACAAAAACCCCGCCAGATACATCGAAATTTTGCGAAAAGAAGGGCATTTTCCCCGCATCATGGTTGATTATTCAGGGGTTTTACTTGAAGAATTAGCCAAACTAAGCACCGGCTTATTTAATAATATCTATGTAGATGGGGAAGCGATTGGTAATGTCATAGAATTATGGCGGTATATTTTAAACGAATATCCCGATAGTGTCGAATTTGCCGGCACCGCCTATAGTCATTGTTATTTCCCCGCTACCCCCGAACGCGATCACGAAGCACAAATCATGCAATGGCGCAAAGTTTTTGCTGATTTATTTGGCGAAAAAGCACTTTCAAAAGTACGCGGTTTTTGGCCGCCAGAAATGGGAATGACCGGCGATCCTGCGGAAGCATTGCGGTTTATTCGTTTGCTGAAAAAATGCGGTTATGAATGGATAATTTTACCCCGTAGCGCCATCGAACATCCTGAAAATTGGAGTGTGCCGGCCCTCGAAAATCGCGTCCATTGGTTAACCGTTGAATCTCAAGGAGAAACCGAGCAAATTTTATGCGTTATCCGCGATACAGACATGGGAATTCGTCAGCAAAGCGGTCAAAATGTCGATGGTTGTATTAACGATATGCGTTATCGCGGCCAAGAATTACAAGCTGAAAAAATCCCCCCTTTAATTGTGCCAACTTCTGACGGAGAAAATGGCAATGTAATGATGTTTGAATATTTCCGCAATAGCTTTGCACCCCTGTTTCGTAATTCTCAATCTTGGCAAGATATCGCCTTTATGAATGTCAGCGAATATATAGACCAATATTTGCCCAATGGCGCAACAACAGAAGTGCGATTAAAACCCACCGGCGGATCATGGATAGGGGGACATCAAAGCTGGAATGAAGGAGATCGCCGCCAACAAGTTTTAGCCGCCATTGAACAGTTAAGTCAAAACTACGCAAATAACGCTCTTCAAGATAAAATGCCGGTGCTTTTATGCGAAACCAGTTGTTATGTTTACTGGAATTCTGAGTTTTGGTTTCAGCAAGCAGATCGCTGTATTGATTGGGCAAAAAAATCCCCGTAA
- a CDS encoding Uma2 family endonuclease, producing MPSCTFAEYIEQEKTEASRHEYVSGYKFEMPEISEEHHLIATKIETLFAAKLREKSYQLYSFENPLWIEQVAVCYYPDMMIIPTTQKTETPYKTNPNLIIEIFSSRTQATDRQEKFSNYQAIPTLQEYILISEKEPKIEIYRKKEGYWRSQTLKETEDIYIQTLDLTISLEDIYQNSFIDD from the coding sequence ATGCCATCTTGCACCTTTGCCGAATACATCGAACAAGAAAAAACCGAAGCCAGCCGGCATGAATACGTCAGCGGCTACAAATTTGAAATGCCAGAAATTAGCGAAGAACATCATCTCATCGCTACCAAAATTGAAACTTTATTTGCCGCCAAACTCCGCGAAAAATCCTATCAACTCTATAGCTTTGAAAACCCCCTTTGGATAGAACAAGTTGCTGTTTGTTACTATCCCGATATGATGATCATTCCCACAACCCAAAAAACCGAAACCCCCTACAAAACTAACCCCAACCTCATCATAGAAATTTTCAGTTCCCGAACCCAAGCCACCGACCGGCAAGAAAAATTCTCCAACTACCAAGCTATCCCAACTTTGCAAGAATATATCTTAATTTCTGAAAAAGAACCCAAAATCGAAATTTACCGCAAAAAAGAGGGCTACTGGAGAAGCCAAACCCTAAAAGAAACCGAAGATATCTACATTCAAACTCTCGACCTCACCATCAGCCTTGAAGACATCTATCAAAACAGCTTCATAGACGACTAA
- a CDS encoding DUF2993 domain-containing protein: MTQEASGLHEQALSKAAEIGIASQLDKVEELQVKVKADAFKMMAGEIDSVVIEGEGLVMQESLRMEKLEMQVNNVAINPMQAAFGQIELTKPTQGNANVVLTENDINGAFNSEYIAQMLQNLQVNVEGKPVTVDVESVNFQLPGNGKIALSAAVKVRETKETQQIEFTAVPRVLTNGSGLVLENVEYPDNKELYPELTKALLEKTAEILDFKNFELDGMSLRLNRLDVNSDNLNLQAQAHVQKIPTG, encoded by the coding sequence GTGACCCAAGAAGCAAGCGGACTGCACGAACAAGCATTAAGCAAAGCAGCAGAAATTGGTATAGCCAGTCAACTCGATAAAGTCGAAGAATTGCAGGTAAAAGTCAAAGCTGATGCCTTCAAAATGATGGCAGGAGAAATAGATTCTGTCGTCATAGAAGGCGAAGGATTAGTCATGCAAGAAAGCTTGAGAATGGAAAAATTGGAAATGCAAGTTAACAACGTTGCAATTAATCCCATGCAAGCAGCTTTTGGACAAATTGAACTCACCAAACCCACCCAAGGAAACGCGAACGTTGTTTTAACAGAAAACGATATTAACGGCGCTTTTAATTCCGAGTATATCGCCCAAATGCTGCAAAACTTGCAGGTGAATGTCGAAGGAAAGCCGGTGACAGTAGATGTAGAAAGCGTTAACTTTCAGCTTCCGGGGAATGGAAAAATTGCATTGAGTGCAGCCGTAAAAGTACGCGAAACAAAGGAAACCCAACAAATTGAATTTACCGCCGTTCCCCGCGTCCTTACAAATGGCAGCGGCTTGGTTTTAGAAAATGTTGAATATCCAGACAACAAAGAATTGTACCCCGAATTAACCAAAGCTTTGTTAGAGAAAACCGCCGAAATTCTCGACTTTAAAAACTTTGAATTGGATGGGATGTCTTTACGGTTAAACCGGCTTGATGTCAACAGCGATAACTTGAATTTGCAAGCCCAAGCCCATGTCCAAAAAATCCCCACCGGCTGA
- a CDS encoding class I SAM-dependent methyltransferase — protein MATILRDWSYRYQWLYDGISRLAALGVGGESRFRHLALEGLSINADTKILDLCCGAGQTTRFLVEFSQDVTGLDASPFSVKRARQNVPEAKFVEAFAEEMPFSDAVFDVVHSSVAMHEMEKEQRRQIFGEIFRVLKPGGVFTMIDFHSPTNVLFWPGLAVFLWLFETHTSWELLDIDLLEVLREIGFSGGEKKLFAGGALQVVRVWK, from the coding sequence GTGGCTACAATTTTGCGAGATTGGAGTTATCGCTATCAGTGGCTTTATGATGGCATTTCCCGGTTGGCGGCGTTGGGTGTAGGGGGGGAGAGTCGGTTTCGTCATTTAGCGTTAGAGGGATTGTCAATAAATGCTGATACGAAAATTTTGGATTTGTGTTGTGGTGCCGGTCAAACGACGCGGTTTTTAGTAGAGTTTTCGCAGGATGTGACGGGGTTGGATGCGTCGCCTTTTTCGGTGAAGCGAGCGCGGCAAAATGTGCCGGAGGCGAAGTTTGTGGAGGCGTTTGCAGAAGAGATGCCGTTTTCGGATGCGGTGTTTGATGTGGTGCATTCCAGTGTGGCGATGCACGAAATGGAAAAAGAACAGCGCCGGCAAATTTTTGGGGAGATTTTTAGAGTTTTAAAACCGGGGGGAGTTTTTACTATGATCGATTTTCATTCTCCCACTAATGTATTATTTTGGCCTGGGTTGGCGGTGTTTTTATGGTTATTTGAAACTCATACATCTTGGGAGTTATTGGATATTGATTTGTTGGAAGTTTTGCGGGAAATTGGGTTTAGTGGGGGTGAGAAAAAGTTGTTTGCTGGGGGTGCTTTGCAGGTAGTAAGGGTGTGGAAATAA
- the hemH gene encoding ferrochelatase has translation MGRVGVLLLNLGGPDQLDDVRPFLFNLFSDPEIIRLPFPWLQKPLAWLISTLRVEKSQENYRQIGGGSPLRRITEEQALAMQQVLQEKGTDAQVYIGMRYWHPFTEEAIARIKRDKIEKLVILPLYPQFSISTSGSSFRLLEKIWQQDPNLQKIDYTVIPSWYNRPGYLQAMADLIAKELDQLENPDQVHIFFSAHGVPLSYVEEAGDPYQREIEECTRLIMETLNRPNPHTLAYQSRVGPVEWLKPYTEDAIPQLAEQGVKELLVVPISFVSEHIETLQEIDMEYRELAEEAGIHHFYRVPALNTHPIFVDDLADMVVESLDQPSVKFEEVAHPTQKVKMYPQEGWEWGLTPNAEVWNGRLAMLGFLALVIELITGQGLLHFVGLL, from the coding sequence ATGGGCCGTGTAGGGGTTTTATTGCTCAATCTAGGAGGGCCGGATCAACTTGATGATGTCCGACCATTTCTTTTTAACTTATTTTCCGATCCAGAAATCATTAGACTGCCCTTTCCTTGGTTGCAAAAACCCCTAGCATGGCTCATTTCCACGCTGAGGGTCGAAAAATCTCAGGAAAACTACCGTCAAATTGGCGGCGGTTCGCCTCTGCGCCGCATCACCGAAGAACAAGCCCTGGCTATGCAGCAAGTCTTGCAAGAAAAAGGCACGGATGCCCAAGTGTACATCGGAATGCGCTACTGGCACCCGTTCACCGAAGAAGCCATCGCTCGCATCAAACGCGACAAAATAGAAAAACTTGTTATCCTCCCCCTCTACCCCCAATTTTCGATCAGCACCAGCGGTTCTTCTTTCCGTCTCCTTGAGAAAATTTGGCAACAAGACCCGAATCTTCAAAAAATTGATTATACTGTTATCCCTTCTTGGTATAACCGGCCCGGATATCTCCAAGCAATGGCTGACTTAATCGCCAAAGAACTTGACCAACTGGAAAACCCGGATCAAGTACATATCTTTTTTAGCGCACATGGTGTACCTCTCAGCTATGTGGAAGAAGCCGGCGACCCCTACCAGCGGGAAATTGAGGAATGCACCCGCTTGATTATGGAAACCCTCAACCGGCCTAACCCCCATACTCTCGCCTATCAAAGCCGCGTTGGGCCGGTGGAATGGCTTAAACCCTACACCGAAGACGCTATCCCCCAACTTGCAGAACAAGGGGTGAAAGAATTATTAGTGGTTCCCATAAGTTTTGTTTCAGAACATATCGAAACATTACAAGAAATTGACATGGAGTACCGCGAATTGGCAGAAGAGGCGGGGATACATCACTTTTACCGTGTGCCGGCCCTTAATACCCATCCGATTTTTGTTGATGATCTCGCCGACATGGTTGTGGAATCTCTCGATCAACCCAGCGTTAAGTTTGAAGAGGTAGCACATCCGACGCAAAAAGTCAAGATGTATCCTCAAGAAGGTTGGGAATGGGGATTAACTCCTAATGCGGAAGTCTGGAATGGCCGGCTGGCTATGCTTGGTTTTCTAGCCTTAGTTATTGAACTAATCACCGGCCAAGGGTTATTACACTTTGTGGGTTTACTTTAA
- a CDS encoding NB-ARC domain-containing protein — MKEKNSAKPKRHRGYLLTPAGAKKIQNRISELEEKTGIKYNANKIAERTQLISSQGLHPTTIRKILRGTSGSDEQSLRLIFKVFQLELEEEDYTQPGLDEIVGVNASQDWGEAVDVSVFYGRDLELELLKKAVISDRCRLVLLLGMGGIGKTSLSVKLGQLLEDKFEFLIWRSLRNGQFLEEILIELLDFFGQNEIEIQRKPTQSYLSQLIYYLRSARCLLILDNFETILKPGSPAGSYREGYEDYGEFLRAIAETNHQSCVILTGREKPQGISALEGENAAVRVLSLKGLPAENAERIFIDKNLQSLASERKQLIDIYQGNPLALKIVATSIQEIFAGNVGEFLGCGIGVFNGIRSLLEQQFERLAPLEKQILFWLAINREPVSLNCLREDLRLVSSGRLLEAIEFIGWRSLIEIKTTEMGQLFTLQPVVMEYVTGRLIEGVCGEIRAFQESENLAEFNLFKHHALMKAEVTDAVRFAQKQIILQQVIEELLSSILGLEGLIFLADKILEKLRLDGAANWGYVAGNTLNLLVHLGQDLSGYNLAGLTILQAYLKGLNLRGCNFTGAHVAKSIFSENFGNICSMVISPDGVHLATSHGDGEVCLWVIADGKLLFRLHPHTGAVWGLNFSGDGEVLVSGSFDGKIQAVNVKNPQIFQLFQAHTDWVWGVDVSPLYPAINSVEQKPLITSGLATLPSPIYGEEIKPKGGFSGGELGFEGGMIASCSSDRTVKIWEQSTGLCIKTLEGHTDIVQTIAFCPTGRLIASGSADRTIRLWYLTEKADSRSVNLAINSVTILHGHRHQISAIAFSLDGKTLASCDGESIKIWDVESGECRYTFEGNFTFVWRVAFCFGGKLLALGDGKLLKVLEIESGECRCVFAGFSSQIWAVSWNEKEKLLAANDKQMVKLWRLGENGTFHALQTIQSYTNSVYEIAVNENQQTFVSAGADGMISLWNQENRQCLRSWQASQKSIRSLAFSGDGEWLASGSEDKTIAIWKASTGQQICRFIGHTGCVWGVHFHPQEKLLASASADGTLRLWDVSKNRLLKILQKDEKWVLSVVFSGDGKWLASSSAEGIIRVWDLTKVLAVEENWESSKQAQRGDLMGQNLTFSSLASPSNFSKSGRENAGVKSLFAHQGLIWSLAFRGDGKILVSGGEDGIVKLWEVETGLCEKILQGHQSLVLCAAFQKGGNLLATGSADRTIRLWDSGTGRCLKVLEGPRGGVWSVGFSGDGKMLMSGSLDETIKCWDVEKFVCVETLRPARICEGMNITSLLGLTEAQKATLKALGAVENVGDLGV; from the coding sequence GTGAAAGAAAAAAACTCTGCTAAACCTAAACGCCACCGGGGGTATCTCCTGACGCCGGCGGGTGCGAAAAAAATCCAAAATCGGATCAGCGAGTTAGAAGAGAAAACGGGAATAAAATATAATGCAAATAAGATAGCTGAACGTACTCAACTTATTAGTAGTCAAGGGCTGCATCCGACGACGATTCGGAAAATATTGCGGGGTACAAGTGGAAGTGATGAACAGTCTTTAAGGCTAATTTTTAAGGTGTTTCAACTAGAGTTAGAAGAGGAAGATTATACACAACCTGGTTTAGATGAAATTGTCGGTGTTAATGCTTCCCAAGATTGGGGGGAGGCGGTGGATGTTTCGGTTTTTTATGGCCGAGATTTGGAATTAGAACTCTTAAAAAAAGCGGTGATTTCTGACCGGTGCCGGTTGGTGTTATTGTTGGGGATGGGGGGGATAGGTAAAACATCTTTGTCGGTAAAGTTAGGGCAGTTGTTGGAGGATAAATTTGAGTTTTTAATTTGGCGTTCGTTGCGAAATGGGCAGTTTTTGGAAGAAATTTTAATAGAACTTCTTGATTTTTTTGGCCAAAATGAAATAGAAATACAGCGAAAACCAACTCAGAGTTATTTATCGCAATTAATTTATTATTTACGATCTGCACGGTGTTTGTTAATTTTGGATAATTTCGAGACGATTTTAAAACCTGGAAGTCCGGCGGGTTCTTATCGAGAAGGTTATGAAGATTATGGAGAATTTTTAAGGGCAATTGCGGAAACAAATCATCAAAGTTGTGTGATTTTGACAGGACGGGAAAAACCACAAGGCATTTCGGCTTTGGAAGGGGAAAATGCAGCGGTGAGAGTGTTGAGTTTGAAGGGTTTACCGGCAGAAAATGCAGAAAGAATTTTTATCGATAAAAATTTGCAGAGTTTGGCAAGTGAGCGAAAGCAATTGATTGATATTTATCAAGGAAATCCCCTGGCGCTCAAAATTGTAGCGACTTCTATTCAAGAAATTTTTGCCGGCAATGTCGGGGAATTTTTGGGCTGCGGAATTGGGGTTTTTAATGGAATTCGCAGCCTTTTAGAGCAGCAATTTGAGCGTTTAGCGCCTTTAGAGAAACAGATTCTTTTTTGGTTAGCAATTAATCGGGAGCCGGTGAGTTTAAACTGTTTGCGGGAGGATCTTCGTTTGGTGTCTTCTGGCAGGCTTTTGGAAGCGATAGAATTTATTGGTTGGCGTTCGCTGATTGAAATTAAAACGACAGAAATGGGGCAGTTGTTTACGCTGCAACCTGTGGTGATGGAGTATGTGACGGGCCGGTTGATTGAGGGAGTTTGTGGGGAAATTCGGGCTTTTCAAGAGTCAGAAAATTTGGCAGAGTTTAATTTATTTAAGCATCATGCTTTGATGAAAGCTGAAGTAACAGATGCGGTGCGTTTTGCCCAAAAGCAAATAATTTTACAGCAAGTTATAGAAGAATTATTATCTAGCATTCTCGGTTTAGAAGGTTTAATTTTCTTGGCTGACAAAATTTTAGAAAAATTGCGTTTAGATGGGGCCGCAAATTGGGGCTATGTGGCGGGAAATACGCTGAATTTATTGGTGCATTTGGGCCAAGATTTAAGCGGCTATAATTTGGCCGGTTTGACAATTTTGCAAGCTTATTTGAAGGGGCTAAATTTACGGGGGTGTAACTTCACCGGCGCTCATGTAGCTAAATCAATTTTTAGTGAGAATTTTGGCAATATTTGCAGTATGGTGATATCGCCTGATGGGGTACATTTAGCAACCAGTCATGGGGATGGTGAGGTGTGTTTATGGGTAATTGCTGATGGAAAACTTTTGTTTCGCTTGCATCCCCACACCGGCGCAGTTTGGGGTTTAAATTTTAGTGGGGATGGAGAAGTGCTTGTCAGTGGAAGTTTTGACGGAAAAATTCAAGCAGTAAACGTTAAGAATCCCCAGATTTTTCAACTTTTCCAAGCTCATACAGATTGGGTGTGGGGAGTGGATGTTTCGCCTCTTTACCCAGCGATTAATTCTGTGGAGCAAAAACCATTAATTACCTCTGGGTTGGCTACTTTACCAAGCCCCATTTACGGGGAGGAAATTAAGCCTAAAGGTGGGTTTAGTGGAGGGGAGTTAGGTTTTGAAGGTGGAATGATTGCGAGTTGCAGTAGTGACCGCACTGTGAAAATTTGGGAACAGTCAACCGGCTTGTGTATTAAAACTTTAGAAGGGCATACAGATATTGTTCAAACAATTGCTTTTTGTCCCACCGGCAGGCTGATTGCTTCCGGCAGTGCAGATCGAACAATTCGGCTGTGGTATTTAACAGAAAAGGCTGATAGTCGTAGCGTTAATTTAGCCATAAATTCTGTCACAATTTTGCACGGACACCGGCATCAAATTTCAGCAATTGCTTTTAGTCTCGATGGCAAAACTTTGGCAAGTTGTGATGGAGAAAGTATTAAAATTTGGGATGTAGAAAGTGGGGAATGCCGATACACTTTTGAGGGTAATTTTACGTTTGTTTGGCGGGTGGCGTTTTGTTTTGGCGGTAAGCTGCTGGCTTTAGGAGATGGCAAATTATTAAAAGTTTTGGAAATTGAAAGTGGAGAATGCCGGTGTGTTTTCGCAGGGTTTAGCAGCCAAATTTGGGCGGTGAGTTGGAATGAAAAAGAAAAACTCCTGGCGGCTAACGATAAGCAAATGGTGAAGTTATGGCGACTTGGAGAAAACGGCACATTTCACGCCCTGCAAACAATTCAAAGTTATACAAATTCGGTTTATGAGATTGCGGTGAATGAGAATCAACAGACGTTTGTGAGTGCCGGTGCAGATGGCATGATTAGCCTATGGAATCAAGAAAATAGGCAGTGTTTAAGAAGTTGGCAAGCCTCGCAAAAATCGATTCGCAGTTTAGCATTTAGTGGGGATGGGGAATGGCTGGCATCGGGGAGTGAAGATAAAACAATTGCGATTTGGAAGGCTTCCACCGGCCAGCAAATTTGCCGGTTTATTGGACACACTGGCTGTGTGTGGGGGGTGCATTTTCATCCCCAGGAAAAATTGTTAGCAAGTGCGAGTGCAGATGGAACGCTACGACTTTGGGATGTCAGCAAAAACCGCTTGTTAAAAATTTTGCAAAAAGATGAAAAATGGGTGCTTTCTGTGGTGTTTAGTGGGGATGGAAAATGGCTGGCAAGTAGCAGTGCCGAGGGCATTATTCGGGTGTGGGATCTGACAAAAGTTTTGGCAGTTGAGGAAAACTGGGAAAGCTCGAAACAAGCCCAGAGAGGGGATTTGATGGGTCAAAATCTAACTTTTTCTTCTTTAGCCAGTCCGAGTAATTTTTCAAAGAGTGGCCGCGAAAATGCGGGTGTAAAAAGTTTATTTGCTCATCAGGGTTTAATTTGGTCGTTGGCGTTTAGGGGGGATGGAAAAATTTTAGTGAGTGGGGGCGAAGATGGGATCGTAAAGTTATGGGAAGTTGAGACGGGTTTGTGCGAAAAAATTTTGCAAGGTCATCAAAGTTTAGTGTTGTGTGCGGCTTTTCAAAAGGGCGGAAATTTGCTGGCAACGGGTAGCGCTGACCGGACAATTCGGCTTTGGGATAGTGGGACGGGCCGGTGTTTAAAGGTGTTAGAAGGTCCTAGGGGTGGAGTATGGTCGGTGGGGTTTAGTGGCGATGGAAAAATGCTGATGAGTGGCTCTTTGGATGAGACTATTAAGTGTTGGGATGTAGAAAAGTTTGTGTGTGTGGAAACTCTGCGACCGGCCCGAATTTGTGAGGGTATGAATATTACCAGTTTATTGGGATTAACAGAGGCCCAAAAAGCGACATTAAAGGCGCTGGGGGCCGTAGAAAATGTTGGTGATTTGGGAGTTTAA
- a CDS encoding glycoside hydrolase family 31 protein has protein sequence MPQYFGKLPTTAQPWSTIEPVESVQKDERSVQFKCGEAHLILSILAPNLIRVKMSPNGDFLPRRSWAVAKDDSEWPVVSFQHNQSGNNTEIETEQLKISVTKDSQISFFDKQGNAFACDANPSAGWRMGMTASWKKIAADEHFYGFGERTGFLDKLSQVKTNWTTDALDFGSLTDEMYQAIPFFIALRPGLAYGVFFNTTFWSCFDIGAEEPAILKMETRAPELDYYIIYGPEPSQILQTYCELTGKMPLPPKWALGYHQCRWSYESEIVVQNLTKEFRQRQIPCDVIHLDIDYMRGYRVFTWSPKRFPNYQNLLSNLAENGFKAVTIIDPGVKYEPEADYAVFDEGLQNDYFVRKADGQLFHGYVWPDKAVFPDFMRSDVRKWWGDWHKTLTDVGVSGIWCDMNEPALDDRPFGDPGNKIWFPFDAPQGDDNDRTNHAETHNLYGLMMAKSTSEGLEKHRHERSFVLTRSGYAGVQKWSSVWMGDNHSLWDHLEMSLPMLCNMGLSGVAFVGCDIGGFAGNATAELFARWMQVGMLYPLMRAHSAFSTARHEPWVFGEEVEKICREYIQLRYQLLPYIYTAFWEAATTGAPILRPLLYHYPNDLQTYHLYDQVFLGSAIMAAPIYRPGVEYRSVYLPEGVWFDWWTGERYQGSQHILAHAPLEKMPLYVRAGAVIPMMPVMQYVDQRPVDELTVKIYPGEGEFTFYEDDGKSFEYKTGNFATTTYKVFSENEKILVEIGAKQGNYTPPARQLIVQVIGVGEERFTDDGNARTLTF, from the coding sequence ATGCCCCAATACTTCGGTAAACTTCCTACAACCGCTCAACCTTGGTCAACTATTGAGCCGGTAGAATCTGTGCAAAAGGATGAGCGTTCCGTACAATTTAAGTGTGGGGAAGCGCATCTAATTCTCAGTATCCTGGCGCCCAATCTTATCCGCGTCAAAATGTCTCCTAATGGCGATTTTTTACCGCGCCGATCTTGGGCTGTGGCTAAAGATGATAGTGAGTGGCCGGTTGTTTCATTTCAACACAACCAAAGCGGGAATAACACCGAAATTGAGACAGAACAACTTAAAATTTCTGTAACAAAAGATAGCCAAATTTCGTTTTTTGATAAACAAGGAAATGCCTTTGCTTGTGATGCAAACCCAAGTGCCGGTTGGCGGATGGGAATGACAGCAAGTTGGAAAAAAATTGCCGCAGACGAACATTTTTATGGTTTTGGAGAACGCACCGGCTTTTTAGATAAACTCAGCCAAGTTAAAACTAATTGGACAACAGATGCGCTTGATTTTGGTTCGCTTACTGATGAAATGTACCAAGCGATTCCTTTTTTTATTGCCTTACGTCCGGGTTTAGCCTATGGTGTTTTCTTTAATACAACTTTTTGGAGTTGCTTTGATATTGGTGCCGAAGAACCGGCAATTTTAAAAATGGAAACTCGCGCCCCGGAACTGGATTATTATATCATTTACGGCCCGGAACCCTCCCAAATTTTACAAACCTATTGCGAGTTAACCGGCAAAATGCCTCTGCCTCCAAAATGGGCTTTAGGTTATCATCAATGCCGGTGGAGTTATGAATCCGAAATTGTTGTCCAAAACCTTACAAAAGAATTTCGTCAACGTCAAATTCCCTGCGATGTGATTCATTTAGATATCGATTATATGCGGGGATATCGAGTTTTTACTTGGAGTCCGAAACGCTTTCCTAATTATCAAAATTTACTCAGCAATTTAGCTGAAAACGGCTTTAAAGCTGTGACGATTATTGACCCTGGCGTAAAATACGAACCAGAGGCAGATTATGCCGTTTTTGATGAAGGTCTGCAAAACGATTATTTTGTCCGAAAAGCCGACGGACAGTTATTTCATGGTTATGTCTGGCCGGATAAAGCGGTGTTTCCTGATTTTATGCGCTCTGATGTGCGAAAATGGTGGGGAGATTGGCATAAAACCCTTACAGATGTTGGAGTTAGCGGCATTTGGTGCGATATGAATGAGCCGGCATTAGATGACCGGCCTTTTGGCGATCCGGGTAATAAAATTTGGTTTCCTTTTGATGCACCGCAAGGCGATGATAATGACCGCACAAACCATGCAGAAACGCATAATTTATACGGTTTAATGATGGCAAAATCGACATCTGAAGGCTTAGAAAAGCATCGCCATGAGCGCTCTTTTGTTTTAACTCGTTCGGGTTATGCCGGTGTGCAAAAATGGTCATCTGTTTGGATGGGTGACAATCATTCTTTGTGGGATCATTTGGAAATGTCGCTGCCCATGTTATGCAATATGGGACTTTCTGGTGTGGCATTTGTAGGCTGTGATATTGGAGGTTTTGCCGGCAATGCTACTGCGGAATTATTTGCGCGTTGGATGCAAGTTGGAATGCTTTACCCCCTCATGCGTGCCCATTCTGCCTTTAGTACCGCACGTCACGAACCTTGGGTTTTTGGTGAAGAAGTCGAGAAAATTTGCCGCGAATATATCCAATTGCGGTATCAACTTTTGCCTTATATTTACACAGCGTTTTGGGAAGCCGCAACCACCGGCGCACCAATTTTGCGACCGCTTCTTTATCATTATCCCAATGATTTGCAAACCTATCATCTCTATGATCAAGTATTCCTTGGTTCGGCAATAATGGCAGCCCCAATTTATCGTCCGGGGGTGGAATATCGCAGTGTTTATTTACCAGAAGGTGTCTGGTTTGATTGGTGGACAGGTGAACGTTATCAAGGTTCGCAGCACATTTTAGCACACGCACCCCTCGAAAAAATGCCACTTTATGTCCGGGCCGGTGCTGTTATTCCCATGATGCCGGTTATGCAATACGTTGATCAGCGTCCGGTTGATGAATTGACTGTAAAAATATACCCCGGAGAAGGCGAATTTACTTTCTATGAAGATGATGGAAAAAGCTTTGAATACAAAACCGGCAATTTTGCCACCACAACTTACAAAGTCTTTTCTGAAAATGAAAAAATCCTTGTTGAAATAGGTGCAAAACAAGGTAATTATACTCCCCCAGCGCGTCAACTTATTGTGCAAGTTATTGGAGTAGGGGAAGAGCGTTTTACAGATGATGGAAACGCCCGAACGCTAACGTTTTAA